Proteins co-encoded in one Microbacterium hydrocarbonoxydans genomic window:
- a CDS encoding helix-turn-helix transcriptional regulator produces the protein MNETLDTHLQELRRGTVVLACLQLLRTAGYGYGLLEDLERRGFATDANTLYPLLRRLEKQEYLTSEWNTDEARPRKFYRTSEAGIRLADTLTEEWRSLTTAIATLTAEEN, from the coding sequence ATGAACGAGACCCTCGACACGCATCTGCAGGAACTGCGTCGCGGCACCGTGGTGCTGGCGTGCCTGCAGCTGCTGCGCACGGCGGGGTACGGCTACGGGCTGCTCGAAGACCTCGAGCGCCGCGGCTTCGCCACCGACGCGAACACGCTGTACCCGCTGCTTCGACGTCTCGAGAAGCAGGAGTACCTCACGAGCGAGTGGAACACAGACGAGGCGCGGCCCCGCAAGTTCTACCGCACATCGGAAGCCGGCATCCGGCTCGCCGACACCCTGACCGAAGAATGGCGCTCGCTCACGACGGCGATCGCGACCCTCACAGCTGAGGAGAACTGA
- a CDS encoding permease prefix domain 1-containing protein: MPTTATLTERYISATIRSLTPEVQSDVRAELEASIADAIDARLEQGESPAEAERSVLTELGDPGVLAAGYAERPLHLIGPKYYLVWWRLLKLLLIIVPVCAFGGVVLGQLIDGAPTGEIIGTAVVAALGSIVHVGFWVTLVFFILERAGTDTGVKWSVDQLPEPTQNGAGRADAIASIVFLVLAVCAVFWDAFLGFFPTEGAPIAILDPGLWPWGIAFLLALIAAEALLAVVVYARRGWTIGAAVVNTVLAIVFAAWSLTLLVQGELLNPEFLSHVFTDNGVTDETMRILTVITGFGLVAFPIWDIIDGWIKTARARRG, encoded by the coding sequence ATGCCCACGACAGCCACGCTCACGGAGCGCTACATCAGCGCCACGATTCGCAGCCTCACACCCGAGGTGCAGAGCGACGTCCGCGCAGAGCTCGAAGCGTCGATCGCCGATGCGATCGACGCCAGACTCGAACAGGGGGAGTCCCCGGCAGAGGCCGAACGGTCTGTGCTCACCGAGCTGGGCGACCCGGGGGTTCTCGCAGCCGGCTACGCCGAGCGCCCCCTGCATCTCATCGGTCCGAAGTACTACCTCGTGTGGTGGCGACTGCTCAAGCTGCTGCTCATCATCGTGCCGGTGTGCGCGTTCGGCGGAGTGGTTCTCGGACAGCTCATCGACGGCGCACCCACGGGGGAGATCATCGGCACCGCTGTGGTGGCCGCCCTCGGCTCCATCGTGCACGTCGGGTTCTGGGTGACCCTGGTGTTCTTCATCCTCGAACGCGCCGGCACCGACACCGGCGTGAAGTGGAGCGTGGACCAGCTGCCCGAGCCGACGCAGAACGGAGCAGGCAGGGCCGATGCGATCGCCTCGATCGTCTTCCTGGTGCTCGCCGTGTGCGCGGTGTTCTGGGACGCCTTCCTCGGATTCTTCCCGACCGAGGGTGCACCGATCGCGATCCTCGATCCCGGACTGTGGCCGTGGGGAATCGCCTTCCTCCTCGCGCTGATCGCCGCCGAGGCTCTGCTGGCGGTGGTCGTGTACGCGCGGCGAGGGTGGACGATCGGCGCAGCGGTGGTCAACACCGTGCTCGCCATCGTGTTCGCAGCCTGGTCTCTGACACTGCTCGTGCAGGGGGAGCTGCTGAACCCCGAGTTCCTCAGCCACGTCTTCACCGACAACGGCGTGACCGACGAGACCATGCGCATCCTCACGGTGATCACCGGATTCGGCCTCGTGGCCTTCCCGATCTGGGACATCATCGACGGCTGGATCAAGACGGCACGCGCTCGTCGCGGCTGA
- a CDS encoding 1,4-dihydroxy-2-naphthoyl-CoA synthase, which produces MCEPRGNRLDGVTSAFVSDLFDPDEWVLAPGAEDFTDITAHVSRDGGVARIAFNRPEVRNAFRPHTVDELYRALDDARQNPRIGAVLLTGNGPSPKDGGWAFCSGGDQRIRGRDGYKYSDDEKTVHDPARAGRLHILEVQRLIRFMPKVVIAVVPGWAAGGGHSLHVVCDLTIASAEEARFKQTDADVGSFDAGYGSAYMARQTGQKFAREVFFLAEEYSAQRAYEAGAVNRVVPHAELEREALKMARTVLTKSPTAIRMLKFAFNAVDDGLVGQQVFAGEATRLAYGTDEAVEGRDSFLEKRDPDWTSFPWHY; this is translated from the coding sequence ATGTGCGAGCCGCGCGGGAATAGGCTGGACGGCGTGACCAGCGCATTCGTCTCAGACCTGTTCGACCCGGACGAATGGGTGCTCGCGCCCGGCGCCGAGGACTTCACCGACATCACCGCCCACGTCAGCAGGGACGGGGGCGTGGCCCGCATCGCGTTCAACCGGCCCGAGGTGCGCAACGCCTTCCGTCCGCACACCGTCGACGAGCTGTATCGCGCGCTCGACGACGCACGGCAGAACCCCCGCATCGGTGCGGTGCTGCTGACCGGCAACGGTCCGAGTCCGAAAGACGGGGGCTGGGCGTTCTGCTCGGGCGGCGACCAGCGCATCCGTGGCCGCGACGGGTACAAGTACTCCGATGACGAGAAGACCGTGCACGATCCGGCACGGGCGGGGCGACTGCACATCCTCGAGGTGCAGCGCCTCATCCGCTTCATGCCCAAAGTCGTGATCGCGGTCGTTCCGGGATGGGCGGCCGGCGGCGGTCACTCGCTGCACGTGGTGTGCGATCTCACGATCGCCTCCGCAGAAGAGGCGCGGTTCAAGCAGACCGACGCCGACGTCGGCAGCTTCGACGCGGGCTACGGATCGGCGTACATGGCGAGACAGACCGGGCAGAAGTTCGCCCGGGAGGTGTTCTTCCTCGCCGAGGAGTACTCGGCGCAGCGGGCGTACGAAGCCGGAGCAGTCAACCGGGTCGTGCCCCACGCCGAGCTGGAGCGCGAAGCCCTGAAGATGGCGCGCACCGTGCTCACCAAGTCGCCCACCGCGATCAGGATGCTGAAGTTCGCGTTCAACGCGGTCGACGACGGACTCGTCGGACAGCAGGTGTTCGCGGGGGAGGCCACGCGCCTCGCCTACGGCACCGACGAGGCCGTCGAGGGACGCGACTCGTTCCTCGAGAAGAGGGATCCGGACTGGACCTCTTTCCCCTGGCACTACTGA
- a CDS encoding AMP-binding protein → MVALISTDAEDPTALRQALARAFEGGPALGFGMLGDAPSHVPDGTAVVIATSGSSGIPKRVVLSGEALRASADATAERIGGGRWLLALPAGYVAGLQVIVRSLVAGTHPVALRGRFSPESFADSTFSMLRPEPGRSGSLPELYTSLVPAQLSTLLDASDDAPVRAALQSYRAILVGGQALPQPLRDRAGDLGVRLVRTYGSTETSGGCVYDGVPLDTVAARTVGGELRIAGPMLADGYLADGELTAKNFSRDEHGIRWYHTGDLGLVEDGLVRVHGRADNVIVSGGINISLDRVESLIRRVPGLTGAVVVGVPDERWGEASVIVAARGETLRRSEAEQLAHARDLVADALGKHARPARLVLVDALEVLSSGKPDREAIRRAVVELH, encoded by the coding sequence ATGGTCGCATTGATATCGACGGATGCTGAGGATCCGACCGCGCTCCGCCAGGCGTTGGCGCGCGCTTTCGAAGGCGGCCCGGCACTCGGGTTCGGCATGCTCGGGGATGCGCCGAGCCACGTTCCCGACGGCACCGCGGTCGTCATCGCGACGTCGGGATCCAGCGGCATCCCCAAGCGCGTGGTGCTGAGCGGGGAAGCGCTGCGTGCGAGCGCGGATGCGACCGCCGAGCGGATCGGCGGCGGTCGCTGGCTTCTCGCACTGCCCGCAGGCTACGTCGCCGGACTGCAGGTCATCGTCCGCTCCCTCGTGGCCGGGACACATCCGGTGGCGCTGCGCGGTCGATTCTCGCCCGAGTCCTTCGCAGACTCCACCTTCTCGATGCTTCGCCCGGAGCCCGGGAGATCCGGCTCGCTTCCCGAGCTGTACACCTCGCTCGTCCCCGCTCAGCTGTCGACGCTGCTCGACGCCTCGGATGACGCACCGGTCAGGGCCGCGTTGCAGTCCTATCGCGCGATCCTCGTCGGCGGCCAGGCACTGCCCCAACCGCTTCGCGACAGGGCGGGAGACCTCGGCGTGCGTCTGGTGCGCACCTACGGTTCGACCGAGACCAGCGGTGGGTGCGTCTATGACGGCGTCCCGCTCGATACGGTCGCCGCGCGCACGGTCGGCGGCGAGCTGAGGATAGCGGGGCCCATGCTGGCCGACGGCTATCTGGCCGACGGCGAGCTCACGGCGAAGAACTTCTCGCGAGACGAACACGGCATCCGCTGGTATCACACCGGCGATCTCGGCCTGGTGGAGGACGGCCTCGTGCGGGTGCACGGACGCGCCGACAACGTGATCGTGTCGGGCGGCATCAACATATCGCTCGACCGCGTCGAGAGCCTGATCCGACGGGTCCCGGGCCTCACCGGAGCCGTCGTGGTGGGCGTGCCGGACGAGCGTTGGGGAGAGGCCTCGGTGATCGTCGCGGCGCGCGGAGAGACGCTCCGACGCAGCGAGGCCGAGCAGCTCGCGCACGCGCGAGACCTCGTCGCCGACGCGCTCGGCAAGCACGCGAGACCCGCGCGGCTGGTCCTGGTCGACGCGCTCGAGGTCCTGTCGTCCGGCAAGCCCGACCGAGAGGCGATCCGCCGGGCGGTCGTCGAGCTGCACTGA
- a CDS encoding class I SAM-dependent methyltransferase — protein sequence MAIYTHGHHESVLRSHSSRDIANSAEYLRPHLSEGARLLDVGAGPGSITVDFAAHVAHVTATEIDEAALSLSRDLAAGRGLENLDFSVEDVHALSFADDSFDIVHAHQVLQHVADPVQALREMRRVAVPGGVVAARDADYAGFIWFPMLPELDRWLDLYRRAARANGGEPDAGRRLLAWARAAGFDDVRATTSTWTYATPEDRSWWGGMWADRIVESALARQLVDSSMASRDDLRQISDAWKRWADDGDGWYLVPHGEILARA from the coding sequence ATGGCCATCTACACCCACGGGCACCACGAGAGCGTCCTCCGCTCGCACAGCAGCCGCGACATCGCGAATTCCGCCGAGTACCTCCGCCCGCATCTCAGCGAGGGTGCACGACTCCTCGACGTCGGAGCGGGACCCGGCAGCATCACGGTCGACTTCGCCGCCCACGTCGCACACGTCACCGCCACCGAGATCGATGAGGCCGCACTGTCGCTGTCGCGTGACCTCGCTGCCGGCAGAGGGCTCGAGAACCTCGACTTCTCAGTCGAGGACGTGCACGCGCTGAGCTTCGCCGACGACAGCTTCGACATCGTGCACGCTCATCAGGTGCTGCAGCACGTGGCCGATCCCGTTCAGGCGCTCCGAGAGATGAGACGCGTCGCGGTGCCCGGAGGCGTGGTCGCGGCGCGCGACGCCGATTACGCCGGGTTCATCTGGTTCCCGATGCTCCCCGAGCTCGACAGGTGGCTGGATCTCTATCGGCGCGCGGCGCGCGCGAACGGAGGCGAACCCGATGCCGGGCGGCGACTGCTCGCGTGGGCGCGGGCTGCCGGGTTCGATGACGTCAGGGCGACGACCTCCACCTGGACGTACGCGACCCCCGAGGATCGCTCCTGGTGGGGCGGCATGTGGGCCGACCGCATTGTGGAATCCGCGCTCGCGCGACAGCTGGTCGACAGCTCGATGGCCTCTCGCGATGACCTGCGCCAGATCAGCGACGCCTGGAAGCGCTGGGCCGATGACGGCGACGGCTGGTACCTCGTCCCGCACGGCGAGATCCTCGCGCGCGCCTGA
- a CDS encoding histidine kinase — MIRPLSRTALVLDIVGAALLFVILTPFSIAFYGPDAGNAANPVASAGAVGLAGLLMFGGVAIGRLAPALALAAAWAGAVVQMLTGFGPLPIDFGILLILYATAAWGSRAVLWWGFGSALFGGFVAALYMVTVGGVGAASTSGWDQLTTGTLLLVLSILALGFAWVCGLLWRVVLRARRTRTAQLQAESLAAEEQERVRIARDMHDIVAHSLAVVIAQADGARYAAASQPEMAGDALATIAQTARGALSDVRLLLTQLRHRQGDGPQPTLADLETLFAQVRQAGIKPRITVDPTPPGEPPGAIQLAVYRILQEALTNAIRHGDGAVDVHLAWLPDRVDLQVRNTVRAGDQQIGGGHGVIGMRERAQLVGGSLLAERDGVQFVVTASLPIGETA, encoded by the coding sequence GTGATTCGCCCGCTCTCCCGCACGGCGCTCGTGCTCGACATCGTCGGCGCGGCGCTGCTCTTCGTCATCCTCACCCCGTTCTCGATCGCGTTCTACGGTCCGGACGCGGGCAATGCGGCGAACCCCGTGGCGAGCGCCGGGGCCGTCGGGCTCGCGGGGCTGCTGATGTTCGGCGGCGTCGCGATCGGAAGACTCGCACCGGCGCTGGCGCTCGCCGCGGCCTGGGCAGGCGCGGTGGTGCAGATGCTCACCGGGTTCGGACCGCTCCCCATCGACTTCGGGATCCTGCTGATCCTGTACGCGACCGCCGCATGGGGCTCGCGCGCCGTGCTCTGGTGGGGCTTCGGATCCGCGCTCTTCGGCGGCTTCGTCGCCGCGCTGTACATGGTGACCGTGGGAGGCGTCGGCGCCGCCTCCACGAGCGGGTGGGACCAGCTGACCACGGGAACGCTGCTTCTCGTACTCTCGATCCTCGCGCTCGGCTTCGCCTGGGTGTGCGGGCTCCTCTGGCGTGTGGTCCTGCGCGCGCGGCGCACCCGGACCGCGCAATTGCAGGCGGAATCGCTGGCTGCCGAAGAGCAGGAGCGGGTGCGGATCGCGCGCGACATGCACGACATCGTGGCGCACTCGCTCGCCGTGGTCATCGCCCAAGCCGACGGGGCGCGCTACGCGGCTGCATCGCAACCCGAGATGGCGGGCGATGCTCTGGCGACGATCGCGCAGACCGCGCGGGGCGCGCTGAGCGATGTCCGCCTGCTGCTCACCCAGCTGCGGCACCGTCAGGGAGACGGTCCGCAACCGACGCTCGCCGACCTCGAGACGCTGTTCGCCCAGGTGCGTCAGGCGGGGATCAAACCTCGGATCACCGTCGATCCGACGCCGCCCGGCGAACCTCCGGGGGCGATCCAGCTCGCGGTGTACAGGATCCTGCAGGAGGCGCTGACGAACGCGATCCGGCACGGCGACGGTGCGGTCGACGTGCATCTCGCATGGCTGCCCGACCGGGTGGACCTGCAGGTGCGCAACACCGTGCGCGCGGGGGACCAGCAGATCGGCGGGGGGCACGGGGTGATCGGCATGCGCGAACGAGCCCAGCTCGTGGGCGGTAGCCTGCTGGCAGAGCGTGACGGCGTGCAGTTCGTGGTCACCGCGTCGCTGCCGATCGGAGAGACAGCATGA
- a CDS encoding response regulator transcription factor, producing the protein MIRVVLVDDQALFRAGIRMLVASQPDLDVVGEAGDGREAVSLVRSVRPDVVLMDIRMPVMDGLAATAEILSQPDPPRIVMLTTFDLDEAAARAIRQGASGFLLKDADPEFLLAAIRTVHAGSSVIAASATRELFQHFAEAPKPAPAQFSTLTEREREIFALAARGLSNSEIAAREYLSEATVKTHISRILTKLSLRDRVQLVVFAFEHGLA; encoded by the coding sequence ATGATCAGGGTCGTACTGGTCGATGACCAGGCGCTCTTCCGCGCCGGAATCCGGATGCTCGTCGCCTCGCAACCCGACCTCGATGTCGTGGGTGAGGCGGGCGACGGTCGCGAGGCGGTGTCGCTCGTGCGATCGGTCCGACCCGACGTCGTCCTGATGGACATCCGCATGCCTGTGATGGACGGGCTCGCAGCGACCGCCGAGATCCTCTCGCAGCCTGATCCTCCCCGCATCGTGATGCTCACCACCTTCGATCTCGACGAAGCCGCTGCCAGGGCCATCCGCCAGGGCGCCAGCGGCTTCCTGCTCAAGGACGCGGACCCGGAGTTCCTGCTGGCGGCGATCCGCACGGTGCACGCCGGATCGAGCGTGATCGCCGCGTCGGCGACGCGCGAGCTCTTCCAGCATTTCGCCGAGGCGCCGAAGCCCGCTCCTGCACAGTTCTCCACGCTCACGGAACGTGAGCGCGAGATCTTCGCGCTCGCGGCACGAGGCTTGTCGAACAGCGAGATCGCGGCGCGGGAGTACCTCAGCGAGGCGACCGTCAAGACGCACATCAGTCGCATCCTCACCAAGCTCTCGCTCCGTGATCGGGTGCAGCTCGTCGTGTTCGCATTCGAGCACGGGCTCGCCTGA
- a CDS encoding ABC transporter ATP-binding protein, translating into MEITTSDLGLAARVQHLSKTYGTGEGAVRALDDVSVGIRRGQFTAIMGPSGSGKSTLMHIMAGLDTPSDGRAWIGDTEITGLGDLDLTILRRRRVGFIFQAFNLVPTLTAMGNILLPFELDGRRPSALEKARIDGLVETLGLGARLQHRPHQLSGGQQQRVAIARALATAPDLVFADEPTGNLDSTSGREVLQLLATASREHGQSIAMVTHDAIAASHADRVLFLGDGRLVADHPRQTAEEISAYMLAAEVAA; encoded by the coding sequence ATGGAGATCACGACCAGCGACCTCGGGCTCGCAGCCCGCGTGCAGCACCTCAGTAAGACCTACGGCACCGGAGAAGGCGCCGTCCGCGCACTCGACGACGTCAGCGTCGGCATCCGACGCGGTCAGTTCACCGCCATCATGGGGCCCTCGGGTTCGGGCAAGTCCACACTCATGCACATCATGGCGGGCCTGGACACGCCATCCGACGGACGCGCCTGGATCGGCGACACCGAGATCACCGGCCTCGGCGACCTCGACCTCACGATCCTGCGCCGCCGCCGCGTGGGGTTCATCTTCCAGGCCTTCAACCTTGTGCCCACCCTCACGGCGATGGGCAACATCCTGCTGCCGTTCGAGCTCGACGGCAGGCGCCCGAGTGCGCTCGAGAAGGCGCGCATCGACGGCCTCGTCGAGACGCTGGGACTCGGCGCGCGGCTGCAGCACCGTCCGCACCAACTGTCGGGGGGTCAGCAGCAGCGCGTCGCGATCGCGCGTGCGCTCGCCACGGCACCCGATCTGGTGTTCGCCGACGAGCCGACGGGAAACCTCGACTCGACGTCGGGGCGCGAGGTTCTTCAGCTCCTCGCGACAGCGAGCCGTGAGCACGGGCAGTCCATCGCGATGGTCACGCATGACGCGATCGCCGCGAGCCACGCCGACCGCGTGCTGTTCCTCGGCGACGGTCGACTCGTGGCCGACCACCCGCGTCAGACCGCTGAGGAGATCTCGGCGTACATGCTCGCGGCGGAGGTGGCGGCATGA
- a CDS encoding ABC transporter permease, which produces MSTVAAPVVRSVVPQTASTGPRSAWLRERGMGASILVAALSAAFGVVLVEVTAYLGAVLQADPFIGDSETLAFIVGLLSVLLTAVAMYVAAIVTANTFSTIVAGRTRRIALMRLIGATARSQRAEVGKQGLIIGLIGAATGVIAGLLLSAVGVQIGSTWIEHQPSGFSLVQPALALPAVGVALTTWAAAWVGSRRVLAVTPLQAIGGSVERTHDEVSRPGRHVGAWVLLVTGSLLLAGGVVLGLVHPLGVVVAFFGGLLSFTGLALGAVLFMPPVLRVVGRLFGSSATARLAAENALRYPERSSRMAIGVVMGVTLVTMFAVALESVKQMLIGQSEGSIPEEFFAPFDAFASIMMLLVAVSAVIAAVGLVNLLTIGVVQRRRELGLLRSIGLSNRQVRRMVLLEATHITVTATVTGLVLGVVYGWVAAQSLLGSTPTLPDFEPAGLVAPHVPWLPVVIIVAATAVLTLVAAAAPTRLATRVAPVEALAAD; this is translated from the coding sequence ATGAGCACGGTCGCTGCTCCCGTGGTGCGCTCGGTCGTGCCGCAGACCGCATCGACCGGGCCGCGTTCCGCCTGGCTGCGCGAGCGGGGGATGGGAGCGAGCATTCTCGTCGCCGCTCTCTCGGCCGCCTTCGGCGTGGTACTCGTCGAGGTCACCGCGTACCTCGGCGCGGTGCTGCAGGCCGACCCGTTCATCGGCGACAGCGAGACACTCGCGTTCATCGTCGGCCTCCTGTCGGTGCTGCTCACGGCGGTCGCGATGTACGTCGCCGCGATCGTCACGGCCAACACGTTCTCGACGATCGTCGCGGGCCGCACCCGCAGGATCGCGTTGATGCGTCTGATCGGCGCGACGGCCCGTTCCCAGCGCGCCGAGGTGGGAAAGCAGGGGCTCATCATCGGTCTCATCGGCGCTGCCACCGGGGTGATCGCAGGACTCCTGCTCTCGGCAGTCGGCGTGCAGATCGGGTCGACGTGGATCGAGCATCAGCCGTCGGGCTTCTCTCTGGTGCAGCCCGCACTCGCTCTGCCCGCCGTCGGCGTCGCGCTCACGACCTGGGCGGCGGCATGGGTGGGGTCGAGGCGAGTGCTCGCGGTCACACCGCTGCAGGCGATCGGCGGATCGGTCGAACGGACGCACGATGAGGTCTCACGTCCCGGACGCCACGTCGGAGCCTGGGTGCTGCTCGTGACGGGATCGCTTCTTCTCGCCGGGGGCGTGGTTCTCGGGCTGGTGCATCCGCTCGGCGTCGTCGTGGCGTTCTTCGGAGGGCTCCTGTCGTTCACGGGCCTCGCTCTCGGTGCGGTGCTCTTCATGCCGCCGGTGCTGCGCGTGGTCGGGCGCCTGTTCGGTTCCAGCGCGACCGCTCGACTGGCCGCCGAGAATGCGCTGCGCTACCCCGAGCGGTCGTCGCGCATGGCGATCGGCGTCGTCATGGGGGTCACGCTCGTCACGATGTTCGCCGTGGCGCTCGAGTCGGTGAAGCAGATGCTCATCGGGCAGTCCGAGGGATCGATCCCCGAGGAATTCTTCGCTCCGTTCGACGCTTTCGCCTCGATCATGATGCTGCTCGTCGCCGTCTCGGCGGTGATCGCCGCCGTGGGTCTGGTCAATCTGCTCACGATCGGTGTCGTGCAGCGTCGTCGCGAGCTCGGACTGCTGCGGTCGATCGGGCTCTCGAACCGGCAGGTGCGCCGCATGGTGCTGCTGGAGGCGACGCACATCACCGTCACGGCGACCGTCACAGGCCTCGTGCTCGGCGTCGTCTACGGGTGGGTCGCGGCCCAGTCGCTGCTCGGATCCACACCCACGCTGCCCGACTTCGAGCCGGCCGGACTCGTGGCGCCGCACGTGCCCTGGCTGCCCGTCGTGATCATCGTCGCCGCCACAGCGGTGCTGACACTGGTGGCTGCTGCAGCGCCGACGCGTCTCGCCACCCGTGTGGCACCCGTCGAGGCCCTCGCGGCAGACTGA
- a CDS encoding 2-phosphosulfolactate phosphatase — MPSAFDQSTYQVRLDWGVDGLARLAPADIVVVVDVLRFSSTVADAVAAGSEVPLDDAARWSRNGAAVAAAAPHATVLLGGLRNAGAVARAVVALQNRRQARTSVAVIAAGELDGVGAPRFAVEDHLGAGAVIAALTDLGIDHTSPDAAVAAEGFRALRRALRHMVSASGSAREIAEGVPATSRMVDAGVAPTSSAAAAELDAVDAVPILRDGVFVAFD, encoded by the coding sequence ATGCCGTCTGCGTTCGACCAGTCCACGTATCAGGTGCGCCTCGACTGGGGCGTCGACGGGCTCGCCCGCCTCGCGCCCGCTGACATCGTCGTGGTCGTCGACGTCCTGAGGTTCTCATCGACTGTCGCCGATGCTGTGGCGGCCGGTTCCGAGGTGCCGCTCGACGACGCGGCCCGGTGGTCGCGCAACGGCGCGGCCGTGGCGGCAGCGGCGCCGCACGCGACCGTGCTGCTGGGCGGACTCCGCAACGCGGGTGCTGTCGCTCGCGCGGTCGTCGCTCTGCAGAACCGGCGTCAGGCTCGTACCTCGGTCGCAGTCATCGCGGCCGGTGAGCTCGACGGCGTGGGTGCCCCGCGCTTCGCGGTCGAAGACCACCTCGGAGCCGGCGCCGTGATCGCCGCGTTGACCGACCTCGGCATCGACCACACCTCGCCCGACGCAGCGGTCGCGGCGGAGGGCTTTCGGGCGCTCCGCCGAGCACTCCGGCACATGGTCAGCGCGAGCGGTTCCGCGCGTGAGATCGCCGAGGGAGTGCCGGCCACGTCGAGAATGGTCGACGCAGGCGTCGCACCGACGTCGTCCGCCGCCGCGGCCGAGCTCGATGCCGTCGATGCCGTGCCGATCCTGCGCGACGGCGTGTTCGTCGCGTTCGACTAG
- a CDS encoding DUF3054 domain-containing protein, which produces MRYVPALLLDAVFVLVFAVIGRASHDESPAGFLITAWPFLAALVAGHLVAALLPGRPRRPWAPAWGAVVWVVTVAGGMLLRVSTGDTAQIAFIIVATITLGILLIGWRAAAALLRRRRGGRSSDADLGESEPGESEPGESELGQSELGVSELGQPELRRDEQHDGGPRPDRRR; this is translated from the coding sequence ATGCGGTACGTCCCTGCACTTCTCCTCGATGCGGTCTTCGTCCTCGTGTTCGCCGTGATCGGTCGCGCGTCGCACGACGAGAGCCCCGCCGGTTTCCTCATCACGGCGTGGCCCTTCCTCGCGGCACTCGTGGCGGGTCACCTCGTCGCCGCTCTTCTGCCCGGCCGCCCACGTCGCCCGTGGGCGCCTGCATGGGGTGCTGTGGTCTGGGTCGTGACCGTGGCGGGCGGCATGCTGCTCCGCGTCAGCACGGGAGACACCGCGCAGATCGCCTTCATCATCGTCGCGACGATCACCCTCGGCATCCTGCTCATCGGCTGGCGTGCGGCGGCGGCACTGTTGCGACGCCGTCGCGGCGGTCGCTCATCCGACGCGGATCTCGGGGAATCGGAGCCCGGGGAATCGGAGCCCGGGGAATCGGAGCTCGGGCAATCGGAGCTCGGGGTGTCGGAACTCGGGCAGCCGGAGCTTCGACGCGACGAGCAGCACGATGGAGGGCCGCGGCCCGACCGTCGTCGATGA
- a CDS encoding SprT-like domain-containing protein, which yields MAELDRVRVWGEALIALHLDDSWSFDFDHAKRRAGQCDYTKKRITVSRYLAARFDDDEIHQVLLHEVAHALAGHTAAHGPTWKRVARDLGYVGGTTHHGETAVELAPWVGTCPSGHVTYRHRRPARPTSCARCSRAFDARYQFAWTRREITADARSAAQMSR from the coding sequence ATGGCGGAACTTGACCGGGTGCGGGTCTGGGGCGAAGCACTGATCGCACTGCACCTCGACGACAGCTGGTCCTTCGACTTCGATCACGCGAAGCGGCGTGCAGGTCAGTGCGACTACACGAAGAAGCGCATCACGGTCTCGCGATACCTCGCCGCCCGGTTCGACGACGATGAGATCCACCAGGTGCTGCTGCACGAGGTGGCGCATGCTCTCGCGGGGCACACCGCAGCCCACGGTCCGACGTGGAAGAGGGTGGCGCGCGACCTCGGGTATGTGGGAGGAACCACTCATCACGGCGAGACTGCGGTCGAGCTCGCCCCGTGGGTCGGCACGTGCCCGTCAGGTCATGTCACGTATCGGCACCGGCGCCCGGCGCGACCCACGTCGTGCGCGCGGTGCTCGCGTGCGTTCGACGCGCGGTACCAGTTCGCCTGGACGCGACGCGAGATCACGGCCGACGCCCGTTCAGCCGCGCAGATGTCGCGCTGA